In the genome of Pseudomonas sp. HS6, one region contains:
- the ubiD gene encoding 4-hydroxy-3-polyprenylbenzoate decarboxylase translates to MKFKDLRDFVQQLEQRGELKRIQIPVSPVLEMTEVCDRTLRAKGPALLFEKPTGYDIPVLGNLFGTPERVAMGMGAESVSELREIGKLLAFLKEPEPPKGLKDAWSKLPIFRKIIAMAPKVVKDAPCQEVVIEGDDVDLAMLPVQTCWPGDVAPLITWGLTVTKGPNKDRQNLGIYRQQVIGRNKVIMRWLSHRGGALDFREWCEKHPGQPFPVSVALGADPATILGAVTPVPDSLSEYAFAGLLRDSRTELVKCRGNDLQVPATAEIILEGVIHPGEMADEGPYGDHTGYYNEVDSFPVFTVERITHRIKPIYHSTYTGRPPDEPAILGVALNEVFVPILQKQFPEITDFYLPPEGCSYRMAIVTMKKSYPGHAKRVMLGVWSFLRQFMYTKFVIVTDDDINARDWNDVIWAITTRMDPKRDTVMIDNTPIDYLDFASPVSGLGSKMGLDATHKWPGETTREWGRVIVKDDAVTQRIDAIWNQLGID, encoded by the coding sequence ATGAAATTCAAGGATCTTCGGGATTTCGTGCAGCAGCTTGAGCAGCGCGGAGAGTTGAAACGCATCCAGATTCCCGTCTCGCCGGTGCTGGAAATGACCGAAGTGTGCGACCGCACACTGCGGGCCAAAGGCCCGGCGCTGCTGTTCGAGAAACCGACCGGTTACGACATTCCGGTGCTCGGCAACCTGTTCGGCACGCCCGAGCGGGTGGCCATGGGCATGGGCGCCGAGTCGGTCAGCGAGCTGCGCGAAATCGGCAAGCTGCTGGCGTTCCTCAAGGAGCCGGAGCCGCCGAAGGGCTTGAAAGATGCGTGGTCGAAGCTGCCGATCTTTCGCAAGATCATCGCGATGGCACCGAAAGTCGTCAAAGACGCGCCGTGTCAGGAAGTGGTCATCGAAGGCGATGACGTTGATCTGGCAATGCTGCCGGTGCAGACCTGCTGGCCGGGCGACGTGGCGCCGCTGATCACCTGGGGCCTGACCGTCACCAAAGGCCCGAACAAGGATCGGCAGAACCTCGGCATCTACCGTCAGCAAGTGATCGGCCGCAACAAAGTCATCATGCGCTGGCTCAGTCACCGTGGCGGCGCGCTGGATTTCCGTGAGTGGTGCGAGAAGCATCCGGGCCAGCCGTTCCCGGTGTCCGTGGCCCTCGGTGCGGACCCGGCGACCATTCTCGGCGCTGTCACCCCGGTGCCGGACAGCCTCTCCGAATACGCTTTCGCCGGCCTGCTGCGCGACAGCCGCACGGAGCTGGTGAAGTGCCGTGGCAACGACCTGCAAGTGCCGGCCACGGCCGAAATCATCCTTGAAGGCGTGATTCATCCGGGTGAGATGGCCGACGAAGGCCCGTACGGCGACCACACCGGTTACTACAACGAAGTCGACAGCTTCCCGGTGTTCACCGTCGAACGCATCACCCACCGGATCAAACCGATCTACCACAGCACTTACACTGGTCGTCCACCGGATGAACCGGCGATTCTCGGTGTTGCGTTGAACGAAGTGTTCGTGCCGATCCTGCAGAAGCAGTTCCCGGAGATCACCGACTTCTACCTGCCGCCGGAAGGCTGCTCGTACCGCATGGCCATTGTGACCATGAAGAAGTCGTATCCGGGCCATGCCAAGCGCGTGATGCTGGGTGTCTGGTCGTTTTTGCGACAGTTCATGTACACCAAGTTCGTTATCGTCACCGACGACGATATCAACGCGCGGGACTGGAACGACGTGATCTGGGCCATCACCACGCGCATGGACCCCAAGCGCGACACGGTGATGATCGACAACACGCCGATCGACTACCTCGACTTCGCCTCGCCGGTATCGGGGCTCGGCTCGAAGATGGGCCTGGACGCCACCCACAAGTGGCCGGGCGAAACCACTCGCGAGTGGGGCCGCGTCATCGTCAAGGATGATGCCGTCACCCAACGGATCGATGCCATCTGGAATCAGTTAGGAATAGATTGA